The following proteins come from a genomic window of Companilactobacillus pabuli:
- a CDS encoding PTS sugar transporter subunit IIB has protein sequence MTVIDARVDQRLIHGIVVNQWNSKLNPKRFMVIDDVVSHQPEIKDSMRLSKPAGTGMSIIDTEKAIKNFSNGNYDAQKVFVIVKEPETLIRLMDNGVEIPGVNLGIVFAEDGRTNISKFVSLNQKEVDDLKEIESRGVPIRIQYVPENSSISFDKAIANHEFK, from the coding sequence ATGACAGTAATTGATGCACGAGTAGATCAACGATTAATTCATGGAATTGTTGTTAATCAATGGAACTCAAAATTAAATCCCAAAAGATTTATGGTCATCGATGATGTGGTGAGTCACCAACCAGAAATAAAAGATTCAATGAGATTATCTAAACCAGCTGGCACTGGAATGAGTATTATTGATACTGAAAAAGCTATTAAGAATTTTAGTAATGGAAATTACGATGCACAAAAGGTATTTGTAATTGTAAAAGAGCCTGAAACATTGATCAGACTTATGGATAATGGTGTAGAAATTCCTGGAGTTAACTTAGGTATTGTGTTTGCCGAAGATGGTAGAACAAATATAAGTAAGTTTGTTTCTCTTAATCAAAAGGAGGTTGACGACTTAAAAGAAATTGAATCTAGGGGAGTGCCGATTAGGATTCAATATGTTCCTGAGAATTCATCAATCAGTTTTGACAAAGCAATTGCTAATCATGAATTTAAGTAA
- the agaD gene encoding PTS galactosamine transporter subunit IID, whose amino-acid sequence MASKEEKKTQDGKLNSHDITMLGLRSSFLQSAFSYERMQAGGWAWSQVPTWKKIFGDDKKALSEAMQDNMEFINTSPPLVPILMGLLTSLEEKRVNRQTIRGLKNGLFGPMAGIGDAIYWFTLMPIVGGIAASFASKGNILGPIIFFLVYLGIFLCRIPFAHLGYNLGVKAIDVIQDNSEIIARVATIMGLTVIGALISSYVSLSLKVKIGSVSLQKDFLDKIFPNILPLAFTFFLYWLLKKKVSPIVLIAVVFVLCILCSFLGIM is encoded by the coding sequence ATGGCATCTAAAGAAGAAAAGAAAACTCAAGATGGAAAATTGAATAGTCATGATATAACTATGCTAGGATTACGTTCTTCATTCTTACAATCAGCATTTTCTTATGAACGTATGCAAGCCGGTGGTTGGGCTTGGTCACAAGTTCCAACTTGGAAGAAAATTTTTGGCGATGACAAAAAAGCTCTTTCAGAAGCAATGCAAGATAACATGGAATTTATCAATACTTCACCACCACTAGTACCAATCCTTATGGGACTATTAACTAGTTTGGAAGAAAAAAGAGTTAATAGACAAACAATCCGAGGACTAAAGAATGGCTTATTTGGTCCTATGGCCGGTATCGGTGATGCCATATATTGGTTCACATTAATGCCAATTGTTGGTGGTATTGCGGCTTCCTTTGCATCAAAGGGAAATATTTTAGGACCGATTATCTTCTTCTTAGTATACTTAGGAATTTTCCTATGTAGAATTCCATTTGCTCATTTAGGGTATAACTTAGGTGTAAAGGCAATTGATGTTATTCAAGATAACTCTGAGATTATTGCTAGAGTTGCTACAATTATGGGTCTAACCGTAATTGGTGCATTGATTAGTTCCTACGTATCACTTTCTCTAAAAGTTAAAATTGGATCAGTTTCTCTACAAAAGGACTTCTTGGATAAGATTTTTCCAAATATCTTACCGTTAGCATTTACTTTCTTCTTGTACTGGCTACTTAAGAAAAAGGTATCTCCAATTGTATTGATTGCTGTAGTATTTGTACTTTGTATTCTATGTTCCTTCTTAGGAATTATGTAG
- a CDS encoding PTS mannose/fructose/sorbose/N-acetylgalactosamine transporter subunit IIC, which produces MILKAFLLACVAFIGKLDLATGTNQIQRPIILGPIVGLIMGNLSMGVTIGATLELAFLGSYSVGAFIPPDVIVGGVLGTAFAIQTGKGPAVAFTMAFPIALLALIFDNVIFALVRPMLGKMADKYAAKGNAKAVNTVHMIAGFIMCAMLAIIVFVGYLLGGSQIKMFVNAIPKPIINGLTIATGLLPGIGFAMLAQMIMNKKILPFFFLGFLLSAYFKVPVIGIALLGLILVTVLVRFMNNEKTVKTETKGEDDNEF; this is translated from the coding sequence ATGATATTAAAAGCGTTTTTACTCGCGTGTGTTGCATTTATTGGAAAATTAGATTTAGCAACGGGTACTAACCAAATTCAACGGCCAATCATCTTGGGTCCCATTGTAGGATTGATAATGGGAAATTTGAGTATGGGTGTCACAATTGGTGCTACATTGGAATTAGCATTTTTAGGCTCCTATTCTGTAGGTGCATTTATTCCACCCGATGTAATCGTTGGAGGAGTTCTAGGAACAGCTTTTGCAATTCAAACCGGAAAAGGTCCTGCAGTTGCGTTTACAATGGCATTTCCTATCGCCTTGTTAGCTTTGATATTTGATAATGTCATTTTTGCTTTAGTAAGACCAATGTTAGGTAAAATGGCAGATAAGTATGCTGCTAAAGGGAACGCAAAAGCTGTAAATACGGTTCATATGATTGCTGGATTTATAATGTGTGCCATGTTAGCAATTATTGTATTTGTTGGATATCTCCTTGGAGGATCTCAAATTAAAATGTTTGTTAATGCAATACCAAAACCAATTATTAATGGTTTGACTATTGCTACAGGGCTTTTACCAGGTATTGGATTTGCAATGCTGGCACAAATGATTATGAATAAAAAGATCTTGCCATTCTTCTTCTTAGGCTTTTTACTATCAGCTTACTTCAAAGTACCTGTTATTGGAATTGCTCTTTTGGGATTGATTCTTGTAACGGTACTTGTACGGTTTATGAATAATGAGAAAACTGTTAAAACCGAGACTAAAGGAGAGGATGATAATGAATTCTAA
- the agaC gene encoding PTS galactosamine transporter subunit IIC, translated as MAITLAQGLGLAIFAVIAGLDSWLEVLYIFRPIISCTIAGLILGDLRLGIIAGGLTELAFAGLTPAGGTQPPNPAVCGIMTVVIAHTTNVAPATAIGLSLPFAMLMQYILLMFYSIFSVFMPVMDKAAKEADTKKFGSIPYLIMTIVCISFFVVIFLSAYAAQAPMAALVKAMPAWLIHGFELAGGALPAVGFAMLLKVLLRVEYVPYLLLGFVVACFINFSNVLPAAIIGIVFAMIEFFRDKKNKKLQDQIDEMKENGVSGGEEDGI; from the coding sequence ATGGCTATCACATTAGCTCAAGGACTGGGCTTAGCTATCTTTGCCGTTATAGCTGGGCTGGATTCATGGCTCGAAGTTCTGTACATATTTAGACCTATTATTAGTTGTACTATAGCTGGATTAATACTTGGGGATTTGCGTTTAGGTATTATTGCAGGTGGATTGACTGAATTAGCTTTTGCCGGATTGACACCTGCGGGCGGAACTCAGCCACCAAACCCAGCAGTATGTGGGATTATGACTGTAGTTATTGCCCATACTACAAATGTAGCTCCAGCTACTGCAATTGGCTTATCATTGCCATTTGCTATGTTAATGCAATATATTTTATTGATGTTTTACTCAATCTTTTCAGTATTTATGCCAGTAATGGATAAGGCTGCAAAAGAAGCAGATACTAAGAAATTTGGATCAATTCCATATTTAATTATGACTATTGTATGTATTTCATTCTTTGTAGTCATTTTCTTATCAGCATATGCTGCACAAGCTCCTATGGCTGCTTTAGTTAAAGCAATGCCAGCTTGGTTAATTCATGGTTTTGAATTAGCTGGTGGAGCACTACCTGCTGTTGGTTTTGCAATGTTACTAAAAGTTCTACTACGTGTAGAATATGTCCCATATCTATTATTAGGATTCGTTGTTGCATGTTTCATTAACTTCTCAAATGTTTTACCTGCCGCAATTATTGGTATTGTATTTGCTATGATCGAATTCTTCCGTGATAAGAAGAACAAGAAGTTACAAGATCAAATTGATGAAATGAAAGAAAACGGTGTAAGTGGAGGTGAAGAAGATGGCATCTAA
- a CDS encoding GntR family transcriptional regulator translates to MQINRKNTRKNIRAQIVADIQNEIYKNGSIGDKLPSESEYSKIYGVARSTVQKALSDLENLQLIERIQGKGSFIKYNQPKIDIINYKGFSDFASQIDNNPITKTLEKTVTNNHLYLKRLRGIKNSEEMIWLTLDESELDLSQYPGLDKYDFEDNSLYEVLRKKYSVFPSKADISANAIISNKNISNLFNAKEGIPLLQMEGDIYDSNDIVVEHVIVTYGEQANFKFVVGI, encoded by the coding sequence ATGCAAATTAATAGAAAAAATACTCGTAAAAATATTAGGGCACAAATAGTTGCAGATATACAAAATGAAATATATAAAAATGGATCTATCGGGGACAAACTACCATCTGAATCTGAGTATTCAAAGATATACGGTGTGGCTAGATCAACAGTTCAAAAAGCTTTGAGCGATTTAGAAAATTTACAATTAATAGAAAGAATCCAAGGGAAGGGTAGTTTTATCAAGTATAATCAACCCAAAATTGACATTATAAATTATAAAGGATTTTCTGATTTTGCATCACAAATTGATAATAACCCCATCACTAAAACATTAGAAAAGACTGTTACTAATAATCATCTATACTTGAAGAGACTTAGAGGAATAAAAAATAGCGAGGAGATGATATGGCTTACGTTAGATGAATCTGAATTGGATTTATCACAATATCCAGGGTTAGATAAGTATGATTTTGAAGATAATTCATTATATGAAGTTTTAAGAAAAAAATATTCTGTTTTTCCATCGAAGGCTGATATTTCAGCTAATGCAATAATTAGCAATAAAAATATTTCAAATTTATTTAATGCTAAGGAAGGAATCCCTTTGTTACAAATGGAAGGTGATATATATGATTCAAATGATATTGTTGTTGAACATGTCATAGTTACATACGGTGAACAAGCTAATTTTAAATTTGTTGTAGGAATATAA
- a CDS encoding PTS sugar transporter subunit IIA — MIPILVITHGESASKLVETAEMITGKQDECQTVKFVMGESLDKLKDDIVDHINKFENTSDMLCLADLKGGTPFNVLVELTKKYPKMDIITGVNVPMLMETFIQRTIGISKENLIRKAIDAGHKGIYRYEHVLSKKDDEEF, encoded by the coding sequence ATGATACCTATTTTAGTTATTACACATGGAGAATCGGCATCAAAGTTGGTTGAAACCGCAGAAATGATTACGGGAAAACAGGATGAATGTCAAACCGTTAAGTTTGTTATGGGAGAGTCTTTGGACAAGTTAAAGGACGATATAGTAGATCACATTAATAAATTTGAGAACACTAGTGATATGCTATGTTTAGCAGATTTAAAGGGAGGCACTCCATTTAATGTTTTGGTTGAATTAACCAAGAAATATCCAAAAATGGATATTATAACTGGAGTTAATGTGCCTATGCTTATGGAAACGTTTATACAAAGAACTATTGGCATTTCAAAAGAGAATCTTATCCGTAAGGCTATAGATGCTGGTCATAAGGGAATCTATAGATATGAACATGTACTGTCCAAAAAAGATGATGAAGAGTTTTAA
- a CDS encoding PTS sugar transporter subunit IIB, producing MIEMLRVDHRLLHGQVAFSWTSTLGADCILIANDTAATNELKKTAMRLAKPNGVKLVIKTVPDSIKALNKGVTDKYKLFIVVSNINDAKEIVENYQGVKSINIGGTSPADDKTNITKTIAVTSKEKEVMRKLINNGVDIYIQMVPSNSKVSVEKLL from the coding sequence ATGATTGAAATGTTGAGAGTCGATCATAGATTGCTTCATGGACAAGTTGCTTTTTCGTGGACATCTACTTTGGGTGCTGATTGTATTTTGATAGCTAATGATACCGCTGCTACTAATGAATTAAAAAAAACTGCCATGAGATTAGCAAAACCGAATGGCGTTAAATTGGTAATAAAGACAGTACCAGATTCTATTAAGGCCTTAAATAAAGGAGTTACGGATAAATATAAGTTATTCATTGTAGTTTCAAATATAAACGATGCAAAGGAAATAGTGGAAAACTATCAAGGAGTTAAAAGTATTAATATCGGTGGAACCTCACCAGCCGATGATAAAACTAATATCACAAAAACAATTGCTGTAACGTCTAAAGAAAAGGAGGTGATGCGAAAATTAATTAATAATGGAGTAGATATTTATATACAAATGGTTCCAAGTAATTCAAAAGTTAGTGTAGAGAAGCTACTTTAG
- a CDS encoding SIS domain-containing protein: protein MLKFDEDKYRNDLTAQVNAIADGKKIADEITKQGYDNIFFVGVGGTYAMMMNFVTLAKQYTKIPVYLEQAGELVLVDNPHLTKNSLVITGSKSGDTKEIVNAEKWLKEKGIRIAAMVMSKESAVGELCDWRIPLQVFKGVEFEYLSMYGIFYGLLADNGDFPRFDEFYDQIKSNMVEGIINTQKNFDNRAEEIAKKYYNTDYQMWIGGGELWGEVYLYTMCILEEMQWLKTKAVTSAEFFHGTLELVDKDLPVFLVKSVGKYRPLDERVEAFLKKENNNLTVFDINDYMIKGFDKEFQPIISPIISTIILNGRLSKHLESHSGHDLDMRRYYRQFKY, encoded by the coding sequence ATGCTAAAATTTGATGAAGATAAATATAGAAATGATTTAACGGCTCAAGTAAATGCAATTGCTGATGGAAAAAAAATTGCCGATGAAATAACAAAACAAGGGTACGATAATATTTTCTTTGTTGGTGTTGGTGGTACATATGCAATGATGATGAATTTTGTTACACTGGCAAAACAATATACAAAGATTCCTGTATATCTTGAGCAAGCAGGTGAATTAGTATTAGTTGATAATCCACATTTAACTAAAAACTCATTAGTAATTACGGGATCAAAGTCTGGGGATACTAAAGAAATTGTTAATGCTGAAAAGTGGCTAAAAGAAAAAGGGATCAGAATTGCAGCAATGGTTATGAGCAAAGAGTCAGCTGTTGGAGAATTATGCGATTGGCGTATTCCATTACAAGTATTTAAAGGCGTCGAATTTGAATATTTAAGTATGTATGGTATTTTTTATGGACTACTTGCGGATAATGGAGACTTTCCAAGATTTGATGAATTTTATGATCAAATTAAATCAAATATGGTAGAGGGAATCATTAATACCCAAAAGAATTTTGATAATAGAGCAGAAGAAATAGCAAAAAAGTATTACAATACCGATTATCAAATGTGGATCGGTGGTGGAGAACTTTGGGGAGAAGTTTATTTATACACAATGTGTATTCTAGAAGAAATGCAATGGTTAAAGACTAAGGCCGTAACCTCTGCAGAGTTTTTCCACGGTACTTTGGAATTAGTAGATAAGGATCTTCCAGTATTTTTAGTAAAAAGCGTTGGTAAGTATAGACCATTGGATGAACGTGTTGAAGCTTTCTTGAAAAAAGAAAATAATAATCTAACAGTATTTGATATTAATGATTATATGATTAAGGGGTTTGACAAAGAATTTCAACCAATTATCTCACCAATTATTTCTACTATAATTTTAAATGGAAGATTATCTAAACATCTAGAATCACATTCTGGCCATGATTTGGATATGCGTCGTTATTATCGTCAATTTAAGTACTGA
- a CDS encoding SIS domain-containing protein, with product MRKFDEQHELDSMNGALKLRGEINKIIDKINSEGYSNVAWLGQGGTYASAMQAVIHMKEKSSIETFVQNAAEYDVTGNKRITDKTLVIISSVSGTTEEVVKAIKKVNEVGSTVLGFIDKAGSPLAKLCTHVITYPENEQLKFFMVGDRLMNLAGEFPDYDEFYKEMDEHFAEDIVEVAKKSDSFGKEFAEKHHDDDIHYFVGAGNQWGATYSYAMCYWEEQHWLKTKSIEAAEFFHGMFEIVTRDTPVTVYVGEDSQRALSERVAKFLPEICGNYTIIDTKDYELKGISEKYRGEVSPFVFHQINNRIDAYIEHINRHPMDIRRYYRQLPY from the coding sequence ATGAGAAAATTTGATGAACAACATGAATTAGATAGTATGAATGGAGCTTTGAAGTTAAGAGGAGAAATTAACAAGATTATCGATAAGATCAATTCTGAAGGATATTCAAATGTAGCCTGGTTGGGTCAAGGTGGAACATATGCGTCTGCTATGCAGGCTGTTATTCATATGAAGGAAAAATCATCGATTGAAACTTTTGTTCAAAATGCTGCAGAGTATGATGTAACAGGTAATAAGCGTATTACTGATAAAACATTAGTTATTATTTCATCTGTTTCTGGAACTACTGAAGAAGTTGTAAAAGCTATTAAAAAAGTAAATGAAGTTGGATCAACTGTTTTAGGATTCATTGATAAGGCAGGTTCTCCTTTGGCAAAATTATGTACACATGTCATTACTTATCCTGAGAATGAACAATTGAAATTCTTTATGGTTGGAGATCGTCTAATGAATCTTGCAGGTGAATTCCCAGACTATGATGAATTCTATAAAGAAATGGATGAACATTTTGCCGAAGACATCGTTGAGGTAGCTAAGAAATCTGATTCTTTTGGTAAAGAATTCGCTGAAAAGCACCATGATGATGATATACACTATTTTGTCGGTGCAGGTAATCAATGGGGTGCTACATATTCATATGCTATGTGTTATTGGGAAGAACAACATTGGTTAAAAACTAAGTCAATTGAAGCTGCTGAATTTTTCCATGGAATGTTTGAAATCGTAACTAGAGATACACCAGTAACAGTTTATGTGGGAGAAGATTCTCAAAGAGCATTGAGTGAGCGCGTTGCAAAATTCTTACCTGAAATTTGTGGAAATTATACTATTATTGATACAAAAGATTATGAATTAAAGGGAATCTCTGAAAAATATCGTGGAGAAGTTTCACCATTTGTATTCCATCAAATTAATAATAGAATTGATGCTTACATTGAACATATCAATCGTCATCCAATGGATATCCGCCGTTATTATCGTCAATTGCCATATTAG
- a CDS encoding PTS sugar transporter subunit IIA, whose protein sequence is MSQYKTIVAGHGMFANGFEGAIKLLAGKQLNMKFIDFKESMSETDLRDEFLKSINDEEPVLFFTDLIGGTPYKEAAKIAYKYDNVKVVSGCNLASLLETTFNTYDSLDDYAKDLIKVTKNSVELFTLDDEPTEDDDFSDGI, encoded by the coding sequence ATGTCACAATATAAAACAATAGTGGCTGGTCATGGTATGTTTGCCAATGGCTTTGAAGGTGCTATTAAGCTTTTAGCTGGAAAACAACTTAATATGAAATTTATTGATTTTAAAGAGAGTATGAGTGAAACTGATCTTAGAGATGAATTCTTAAAATCAATTAATGATGAAGAACCAGTACTATTCTTTACTGATTTAATTGGGGGCACACCATATAAAGAAGCGGCTAAAATAGCTTATAAATATGATAATGTTAAAGTCGTTTCCGGATGTAATTTGGCCTCATTACTTGAAACTACCTTTAATACGTATGATTCTTTAGATGATTATGCTAAGGATTTGATTAAAGTAACAAAGAATAGCGTAGAATTATTTACGTTAGATGATGAACCTACTGAAGATGATGATTTCTCAGATGGAATTTAA
- the agaB gene encoding PTS galactosamine transporter subunit IIB codes for MKVLKKQPFWQYEQISADLIRKIETDQLPVDSKLPSEKTLCDEYGVSRITIRKALAELEERKYIVKKQGRGSFVESSNPDDLGIGYVDTPSVQLKRHDHDVKIKLEEFSILAFGEEQKIRELMGLTDSEYLYRIKQIYLSDRVPLINRITYLSFKDFPMIKASEIENRELMPMLIQKYSLDPTFLSHEINTSVDDHSPRMIVLPNFSRRNTYVEATTQGFNDEGNVDYLSTAVAPSASKVFFLENEGETNMSEPHILLTRIDNRLVHGQVGVTWTKTLGANLILVANDEAADDVLQQKLMKSTADSSGAQIRFFTLEKTIKIIGKAADRQKIFIVVKTPADALALVEGGVPIKEVNVGNMHFAPGKEEVTKKVYVDDADKKDLMKLVDAGVNVYIEDVPGDHKTQVNF; via the coding sequence GTGAAAGTATTGAAAAAACAGCCATTTTGGCAGTATGAGCAAATAAGTGCAGATTTAATACGCAAAATAGAAACTGATCAATTACCAGTTGATTCTAAGTTGCCGTCGGAAAAAACTCTATGTGATGAGTATGGTGTTAGTAGAATTACCATAAGAAAAGCATTGGCAGAGCTGGAAGAAAGAAAATACATTGTTAAGAAACAAGGTAGAGGTAGTTTTGTAGAATCTTCTAATCCAGATGATTTAGGAATTGGTTATGTAGATACTCCCAGTGTTCAATTAAAGCGTCATGATCATGATGTGAAAATTAAGCTGGAGGAATTTAGTATTCTGGCATTTGGAGAAGAACAAAAAATCAGAGAATTGATGGGTCTCACAGATTCAGAGTATCTGTATAGAATAAAGCAAATTTATTTATCAGATAGGGTTCCTTTGATTAACAGAATTACCTACTTGTCTTTTAAGGATTTTCCAATGATAAAAGCTAGTGAGATTGAAAATCGTGAATTAATGCCTATGCTGATTCAAAAATACAGTTTAGATCCAACATTTTTATCACATGAAATTAATACTAGCGTGGATGATCATTCTCCGAGGATGATAGTTCTACCAAACTTTTCCCGTAGAAATACATACGTAGAAGCAACGACACAAGGATTTAACGATGAAGGTAATGTTGATTATTTGAGTACTGCAGTTGCTCCATCTGCATCAAAAGTATTCTTTTTAGAAAACGAGGGGGAAACAAATATGTCGGAACCACATATTTTATTAACAAGAATCGATAATCGTTTGGTTCATGGACAAGTTGGTGTCACATGGACAAAAACATTAGGGGCTAATTTAATTTTAGTTGCTAATGATGAAGCTGCAGATGATGTGCTTCAACAAAAATTGATGAAGAGTACAGCTGATTCTTCGGGTGCACAAATCAGATTCTTTACATTAGAGAAAACAATTAAGATTATTGGTAAAGCTGCTGATCGTCAAAAGATTTTTATCGTCGTTAAAACACCGGCCGATGCTCTAGCATTGGTCGAGGGTGGAGTTCCAATCAAAGAAGTAAATGTTGGTAATATGCACTTTGCACCTGGTAAAGAAGAAGTAACTAAGAAAGTGTACGTCGATGATGCTGATAAAAAAGATTTGATGAAATTAGTAGACGCAGGGGTAAATGTTTATATTGAAGATGTACCTGGGGATCACAAAACACAAGTAAACTTCTAA
- a CDS encoding PTS system mannose/fructose/sorbose family transporter subunit IID — MNSNERMLNKKDLRKMFWRSLPMEFSWHYERQMHMGFEYMISSGLQKIYKDDPEGLKKSLVRNLEFFNCTAHVTPFIGGVTLAMEEENEKTDDFDVSSISAVKAALMGPLSGLGDSIILGTLRVLAVGIGASIAIKGNILGSILFFLIFNIPTFILRYYTAMKGYELGANYITKIQKSGAMEMFMLAAGILGVMVIGGMINNLVVATTALKIGTGSGATKIQDVLDDILPGMLPLGFTGIYYYLLSKKINVIWLIIGTAVFGIICAEFGILKVNG, encoded by the coding sequence ATGAATTCTAATGAAAGAATGTTGAATAAAAAGGATCTTCGAAAAATGTTTTGGAGATCGTTACCAATGGAATTTTCGTGGCATTATGAACGACAAATGCATATGGGATTTGAATATATGATTTCTTCAGGTCTACAGAAGATATATAAAGATGATCCTGAAGGATTGAAAAAATCTTTAGTTAGAAATCTTGAATTTTTCAATTGCACAGCTCATGTAACACCGTTTATCGGTGGTGTCACATTGGCTATGGAAGAGGAAAATGAAAAGACAGATGATTTCGATGTTTCTTCTATAAGTGCTGTTAAAGCGGCCCTTATGGGGCCACTAAGTGGTTTAGGTGATTCAATTATTTTAGGAACATTGCGTGTTCTTGCTGTTGGCATTGGTGCATCTATTGCTATAAAAGGAAATATATTAGGATCTATATTATTTTTCCTAATATTCAATATACCTACATTCATTTTGAGATATTACACAGCAATGAAGGGATATGAATTAGGCGCTAATTATATTACTAAAATCCAAAAATCAGGGGCAATGGAAATGTTTATGTTAGCGGCAGGAATACTAGGAGTAATGGTTATTGGTGGTATGATAAATAATCTAGTAGTTGCTACAACGGCATTAAAAATTGGTACAGGTAGTGGAGCTACTAAAATACAAGATGTGTTGGATGACATCTTACCCGGAATGTTGCCATTAGGTTTTACTGGAATCTATTATTATCTTTTATCTAAGAAGATAAATGTTATCTGGCTAATCATAGGAACAGCAGTTTTTGGAATTATATGTGCTGAATTCGGTATTCTTAAAGTTAATGGTTAA
- a CDS encoding PTS mannose/fructose/sorbose/N-acetylgalactosamine transporter subunit IIC: MSIEIIQNILIVLLAGYVTLDNLGITIVNYWAVTTGMIAGFIMGDLKTGLLIGGTFQLMSLGVAGLGGASVPDYGLAALVGTFLAARTGSGLSAAIAVGLPVGLLAINFDVLVKILNNFVAHRMQTYAHRHEFEKMRMIGLLGPVMFALKNILIMTIIVSVGPKAVSSILAVIPKWVTNGLNIAGGMLPVLGIALLMHYMPVKKYIWAVFIGFVFSAYLKLPIIGISILGAAASIIVYKVGLKNSEAKAAVTQDNVKETGDDDYDE, encoded by the coding sequence ATGTCTATTGAAATTATTCAGAATATTTTAATTGTATTATTGGCGGGTTACGTTACTCTTGATAATTTGGGGATAACTATTGTTAATTATTGGGCCGTAACAACGGGTATGATTGCTGGGTTTATTATGGGTGATCTTAAAACTGGTTTACTTATAGGTGGAACGTTCCAACTTATGTCTTTAGGGGTTGCTGGTCTAGGTGGTGCTTCAGTACCTGATTATGGGTTAGCAGCTTTGGTAGGAACATTCTTAGCAGCTAGAACTGGTTCAGGCCTTTCAGCTGCGATTGCTGTTGGATTACCTGTTGGATTATTGGCAATCAATTTTGATGTTTTAGTTAAAATTTTAAATAACTTTGTTGCTCATAGAATGCAAACTTATGCTCATAGACACGAATTTGAAAAGATGCGTATGATTGGTTTACTTGGTCCTGTTATGTTTGCTTTGAAAAATATTCTTATTATGACGATCATTGTTTCGGTTGGTCCCAAAGCGGTTAGTTCGATTCTAGCTGTCATTCCTAAGTGGGTTACAAATGGATTAAATATTGCTGGTGGAATGTTACCTGTTTTGGGTATTGCATTGTTGATGCATTATATGCCGGTTAAAAAGTATATATGGGCCGTATTTATTGGTTTTGTCTTTAGTGCATATCTAAAATTACCTATTATTGGGATTTCAATTCTTGGAGCCGCTGCTTCTATTATTGTTTATAAGGTTGGCTTGAAGAACTCCGAAGCAAAAGCTGCTGTAACACAAGATAATGTAAAGGAAA